The following are encoded together in the Phaseolus vulgaris cultivar G19833 chromosome 9, P. vulgaris v2.0, whole genome shotgun sequence genome:
- the LOC137822452 gene encoding uncharacterized protein yields MGEVGQWEESGWQWRFRWRRARFEWESIQEEDMLRLISTNILNKEEQDQQLWGGGGTGEFSVKSAYNCLASHATGEQMGFFNLLWQAKAFPSVLVTPWRSLLDRLPTTSNLIRREVMVSSSLSALCQEMEESSQHLFVECVAAQRV; encoded by the coding sequence ATGGGTGAGGTAGGGCAGTGGGAAGAATCAGGCTGGCAATGGAGGTTTAGGTGGAGAAGAGCtagatttgagtgggaatcCATTCAAGAAGAAGATATGTTAAGGTTAATATCTACGAACATTCTGAACAAGGAGGAACAGGATCAACAATTGTGGGGAGGAGGTGGTACAGGGGAGTTTTCTGTGAAATCAGCTTATAATTGCTTAGCTTCTCATGCCACAGGGGAACAAATGGGCTTTTTCAACCTCTTGTGGCAGGCTAAAGCTTTTCCTAGTGTTTTGGTTACTCCATGGAGGAGCTTGCTGGATCGATTACCAACTACAAGCAACTTAATCAGGAGAGAGGTGATGGTTAGCTCGTCTTTGAGTGCACTATGTCAAGAGATGGAAGAATCTTCCCAACACCTGTTTGTGGAATGTGTTGCTGCCCAACGAGTGTGA